A window of Microbacterium luteolum contains these coding sequences:
- a CDS encoding response regulator transcription factor: MIEATGDVRVLVVDDEQGIRDLLATVLGAQGWAVRTAGTGRAAIDEALAFRPELVVLDIVLPDLDGLSVLQRIRAVLPSVRVLFLTANDAVEDRIAGITAGGDDYVTKPFSVEEVVARLRGLLRRVDWDSVPEDEVLRVGDLELVPGGHAVRRDDVDIRLTAREFELLQYLMANAERVLSKEQILERIWGYDYGRESNIVELYISYLRRKIDDGRPPMIHTIRRVGYVLRPPVSVRA, translated from the coding sequence ATGATCGAGGCGACCGGCGACGTACGTGTCCTCGTCGTCGACGATGAGCAGGGCATCCGTGATCTGCTCGCGACGGTGCTCGGTGCACAGGGCTGGGCCGTGCGCACGGCGGGCACGGGGCGTGCCGCCATCGATGAGGCCCTCGCCTTCCGGCCGGAACTGGTCGTGCTCGACATCGTGCTGCCCGATCTCGACGGGCTCAGCGTGCTCCAGCGCATCCGCGCTGTCCTCCCGAGTGTGCGGGTGCTGTTCCTCACGGCGAACGACGCGGTCGAAGACCGGATCGCGGGGATCACGGCCGGCGGCGACGACTACGTGACCAAGCCGTTCAGCGTGGAGGAGGTCGTCGCGCGCCTGCGTGGTCTGCTCCGCCGCGTCGACTGGGACTCCGTTCCCGAGGACGAGGTGCTTCGCGTCGGTGACCTCGAGCTCGTGCCCGGCGGCCACGCGGTGCGACGCGACGACGTGGACATCCGGCTCACCGCGCGCGAGTTCGAGCTGCTGCAGTACCTGATGGCGAACGCCGAACGGGTGCTGTCGAAGGAGCAGATCCTCGAACGGATCTGGGGCTACGACTACGGGCGCGAGTCGAACATCGTCGAGCTCTACATCTCCTACCTCCGCCGGAAGATCGACGACGGCCGCCCGCCGATGATCCACACCATCCGCCGGGTCGGCTACGTGCTCCGCCCGCCTGTCTCCGTGCGGGCGTAG
- a CDS encoding efflux RND transporter periplasmic adaptor subunit, with translation MSKKTWIISGSCLTAVVVAAVIIAFTNPFAAPPVAKAATVTAEVGTVTTVVSGKGAIAAAATSNASFVKPGTITGIAVTVGQTVAVGQDLATTDPADADRELNKAQSALSAAESALENARSSYWTASKALDSARAAFAAAPADAPERATLGDAVREQEISLPSRDTEVVAAAKTRDDAAAEVAAAQAARDQTVLKAPMAGVVTAINGTVGSVASGGGSSSDSAGSGSEKPPAGLITISDVSALRVTASIPEADIAKVVLQQTAVVALAASGDAPISGTVISVAPTPQTTTEGVVTYAVTIQLIDPPAGIKLGQTGFVSIATAEAADVVTLPSEAVKLTAPGEGTVQLVVKKGAPAKTVKVKTGLTGNGLAEITDGVSAGDVVEIGSATPSEDPGTEEPVS, from the coding sequence ATGAGCAAGAAGACATGGATCATCAGCGGATCGTGCCTCACCGCGGTCGTGGTCGCCGCCGTGATCATCGCCTTCACGAACCCGTTCGCTGCGCCGCCCGTCGCCAAGGCGGCAACGGTGACGGCCGAGGTCGGCACCGTCACGACAGTCGTCAGCGGCAAGGGGGCGATCGCCGCGGCGGCGACGTCGAACGCGTCCTTCGTGAAGCCCGGGACCATCACGGGCATCGCTGTCACCGTCGGGCAGACCGTCGCGGTCGGTCAGGACCTGGCCACGACCGATCCGGCCGACGCCGACCGTGAGCTGAACAAGGCGCAGAGTGCGCTCTCCGCCGCAGAGAGTGCACTCGAGAACGCTCGCAGCTCCTATTGGACCGCCTCGAAAGCGCTCGACTCCGCCCGCGCTGCATTCGCCGCCGCCCCCGCGGATGCACCGGAACGCGCGACCCTGGGCGATGCCGTCCGCGAGCAGGAGATATCGCTCCCGTCCAGGGACACGGAGGTGGTCGCCGCCGCGAAGACCCGCGATGATGCCGCGGCCGAAGTCGCAGCGGCGCAGGCGGCACGCGACCAGACCGTGCTGAAGGCGCCGATGGCCGGTGTCGTCACGGCGATCAACGGCACGGTCGGCTCTGTCGCCTCGGGCGGCGGCAGCTCCAGCGACTCCGCTGGCTCCGGATCCGAGAAGCCGCCGGCCGGCCTCATCACGATCTCCGACGTCTCCGCGCTGCGCGTGACGGCGTCGATTCCCGAGGCCGACATCGCGAAGGTGGTGCTCCAGCAGACGGCCGTCGTCGCGCTCGCGGCCTCGGGCGACGCACCGATCAGCGGGACGGTGATATCCGTCGCGCCGACCCCGCAGACGACGACGGAGGGCGTGGTCACCTACGCGGTCACGATTCAGCTCATCGATCCGCCCGCGGGGATCAAACTCGGCCAGACCGGGTTCGTGAGCATCGCGACGGCGGAGGCGGCCGATGTGGTCACACTCCCGAGCGAAGCGGTCAAGCTCACCGCACCGGGTGAGGGCACCGTGCAGCTCGTGGTGAAGAAGGGGGCGCCGGCGAAGACCGTGAAGGTCAAGACCGGTCTCACCGGCAACGGGCTCGCCGAGATCACCGACGGAGTCTCTGCGGGCGATGTCGTCGAGATCGGTTCGGCGACTCCGAGCGAGGATCCCGGGACGGAGGAGCCCGTCTCATGA
- a CDS encoding MerR family transcriptional regulator, with protein sequence MAWSTRELAELGGTSLRAVRHYHEQGLLEEPERLTNGYKVYRTEHLVRLVQIRRLSALGLSLKQIAAINEGLPEDNEAALDLADDELRAAIARLEKARAELADFRRLLVPADMPPRLSAAANTAKISPQDRALYSVLAQLYGDESADYWQQIMETSTRDATAQEFDALSADASESTRERIATHFAEQASTLSRELVHPESVSSPARPGAAAAVIDVLVDVYTPVQLDVLERMWRKMAATGEKPGRV encoded by the coding sequence ATGGCCTGGAGCACACGAGAACTCGCCGAACTCGGGGGGACGAGCCTGCGGGCGGTGCGCCACTATCACGAGCAGGGTCTGCTCGAGGAGCCGGAGCGGCTGACCAACGGGTACAAGGTCTACAGGACCGAGCACCTCGTGCGGCTCGTGCAGATCCGTCGCCTCAGCGCGCTGGGGCTGTCGCTCAAGCAGATCGCGGCGATCAACGAGGGCCTCCCCGAAGACAACGAGGCGGCGCTCGACCTGGCCGATGACGAGCTCCGCGCGGCGATCGCCAGACTGGAGAAGGCTCGGGCCGAACTCGCGGACTTCCGACGCCTGCTGGTGCCGGCTGACATGCCGCCGCGCCTGTCTGCGGCGGCGAACACGGCCAAGATCTCTCCGCAGGACCGCGCGCTCTACTCCGTGCTCGCGCAACTCTACGGTGACGAGAGCGCCGACTACTGGCAGCAGATCATGGAGACCTCGACGCGCGATGCGACGGCTCAGGAGTTCGACGCTCTCTCCGCGGATGCGAGCGAGTCGACCCGCGAACGGATCGCCACGCACTTCGCCGAGCAGGCGTCCACGCTCAGCCGCGAGCTCGTCCACCCGGAATCGGTGTCATCTCCCGCCCGCCCCGGAGCGGCGGCGGCCGTCATCGATGTGCTCGTCGACGTCTACACGCCCGTGCAGCTGGATGTCCTGGAGCGCATGTGGAGGAAGATGGCTGCCACGGGAGAGAAGCCGGGGCGCGTCTAG
- a CDS encoding sensor histidine kinase: MSDRPGRSLRVRLVAVIAGLILVATAIVVTTLTFILTASLNRQLDRSIETALNASLTTIYAAGDASVNLAEYSVENIFPSSAGSFQAIVVDGAVTSAMVLDQDYVYRPLNDGEQQRLLEALDRDDGDYFVLSFGDDRYRSLAITIEEGDGTTALFVTGEQENPIDSTITVFLLSAGAVTLLVAAGAVLIGSRIVRRALLPLDRVVEISDQVADMRLSEGAIVLDRRVLGADVDEGTEAGRVGLALNRLLDNVEQSLDARHRTEEAMRRFVAEASHELRNPLASIRGYAEHYAATSGVPDDARGGFERVAAESERLGALVDELLTLAKLDAGRVLRRDTIDLSLLVMETVADARMAMPDHEWRIVLPDEPVLADADEAAVRQVLVNLCANAGAHTPPGTTVTVSARTEDRSAVIEVSDTGPGIPPETLPIIFDRFSQGDPSVSLRSRKSGSIGLGLAIVAAIAKASDGEITARSVPGVTVFRFTVPAHDA, translated from the coding sequence ATGTCCGATCGCCCGGGGCGTTCGCTCCGCGTCCGCCTCGTCGCCGTCATCGCGGGGCTCATCCTCGTCGCCACGGCGATCGTCGTCACGACCCTGACGTTCATCCTGACCGCCAGCCTCAATCGCCAGCTCGATCGCAGCATCGAGACGGCCTTGAACGCCAGCCTGACGACGATCTACGCCGCGGGCGACGCCTCCGTGAACCTCGCCGAATACAGCGTCGAGAACATCTTCCCCTCATCGGCAGGCAGCTTCCAGGCGATCGTGGTCGACGGAGCCGTGACATCGGCGATGGTGCTCGATCAGGACTACGTCTACCGCCCGCTGAACGACGGCGAGCAGCAGCGACTCCTCGAGGCGCTCGACCGTGACGACGGCGACTACTTCGTGCTGTCGTTCGGCGACGATCGCTACCGTTCGCTCGCGATCACCATCGAGGAAGGCGACGGCACCACCGCGCTCTTCGTCACGGGTGAGCAGGAGAATCCGATCGACTCGACGATCACGGTGTTCCTCCTCTCCGCGGGGGCGGTGACGTTGCTCGTCGCCGCCGGGGCGGTACTGATCGGCTCTCGCATCGTGCGGCGTGCCCTGCTCCCGCTCGATCGCGTCGTGGAGATCTCGGATCAGGTCGCGGACATGCGGCTCTCGGAGGGCGCGATCGTGCTCGACCGGCGCGTGCTCGGTGCCGACGTCGACGAAGGCACCGAGGCCGGTCGCGTGGGACTCGCGCTCAACAGACTGCTCGACAACGTCGAGCAGTCGCTCGACGCCCGCCATCGAACAGAAGAGGCGATGCGCCGCTTCGTGGCAGAGGCCAGTCATGAACTGCGCAATCCGCTCGCGTCGATCCGGGGCTATGCCGAGCACTACGCCGCGACATCCGGAGTGCCGGACGACGCCCGCGGCGGCTTCGAACGCGTCGCCGCCGAGTCCGAGCGCCTGGGCGCCCTCGTCGATGAACTGCTGACCCTCGCGAAGCTCGACGCCGGGCGAGTCCTCCGCCGAGACACCATCGACCTCTCTCTGCTCGTGATGGAGACGGTGGCCGATGCGCGCATGGCGATGCCCGACCACGAGTGGCGGATCGTGCTCCCCGACGAACCGGTCCTCGCCGACGCCGACGAGGCCGCGGTCCGCCAGGTCCTCGTCAACCTCTGCGCCAACGCGGGCGCACACACTCCGCCCGGCACCACGGTCACCGTGTCAGCCCGCACCGAAGACCGCAGCGCTGTGATCGAGGTCAGCGACACCGGCCCCGGCATCCCGCCGGAGACGCTCCCCATCATCTTCGACCGCTTCAGCCAGGGCGACCCCTCTGTCTCGCTGCGCTCACGGAAGTCAGGCTCCATCGGACTCGGGCTCGCGATCGTCGCCGCGATCGCGAAAGCATCCGACGGGGAGATCACGGCGCGAAGCGTTCCGGGTGTGACGGTCTTCCGGTTCACCGTCCCGGCTCACGACGCTTAA